A genomic region of Metopolophium dirhodum isolate CAU chromosome 1, ASM1992520v1, whole genome shotgun sequence contains the following coding sequences:
- the LOC132935747 gene encoding uncharacterized protein LOC132935747 yields MAENLDDIEDIAVLALLLDEEEKINNSTKQKRLWVHAVWKKIKTEGEFATLYKELVDHETKFFEYFRMPQYGFNVLLHKIEHDIKKQDTFWREAITPRERLAVCLRFLATGDSFTTISFSYRLGHTTVYRIVIETCKSIVTNLMSEVMPQPTEERWKQIANDFWTNWNFPNCIGALDENTSLFKHHQILLQIFLTIKKHFLSCYLH; encoded by the exons ATGGCTGAGAACTTAGATGACATAGAAGATATAGCCGTCCTAGCATTGTTACtagatgaagaagaaaaaataaataatagtacaaaacaaaaaagactTTGGGTTCACGCcgtatggaaaaaaataaaaacagaaggAGAATTTGCCACTTTATATAAAGAATTAGTTGATCATGAAAcgaaattttttgaatattttcgaaTGCCACAATACGGTTTCAACGTATTGTTGCATAAAATTGAAcatgatattaaaaaacaagACACTTTTTGGAGAGAGGCCATAACACCAAGAGAAAGACTGGCAGTTTGTTTAAG ATTTTTGGCTACAGGAGATTCCTTCACGACAATTTCATTTAGTTATCGTCTAGGTCATACAACTGTTTATAGAATTGTAATTGAAACTTGTAAAAGTATAGTAACAAATTTAATGTCAGAAGTAATGCCACAACCCACAGAAGAAAGATGGAAACAAATTGCAAATGATTTTTGGACCAATTGGAATTTTCCGAATTGTATAGGTGCGTTGGACGAAAACACGTCACTATTCAAGCACCACCAAATACtgcttcaaatttttttaactataaaaaaacattttctgtcGTGTTACTTGCATTAG
- the LOC132935758 gene encoding uncharacterized protein LOC132935758, producing the protein MAENLDDIEDIAVLALLLDEEEKINNSTKQKRLWVHAVWKKIKTEGEFATLYKELVDHETKFFEYFRMPQYGFNVLLHKIEHDIKKQDTFWREAITPRERLAVCLRFLATGDSFTTISFSYRLGHTTVYRIVIETCKSIVTNLMSEVMPQPTEERWKQIANDFWTNWNFPNCIGALDENTDGGILAHSNLGKSLENGSLNIPKDEFLPGTTISAPYVILGDEAFPLKTYLMRPYPGKQLDDSLKRIYNYRLCRTRRESSSCFPGYGRIKYVFRGNASSPNITYGAEMVVPGKNSSFGIFNEPFSNDFPKLECANIPPSLFFP; encoded by the exons ATGGCTGAGAACTTAGATGACATAGAAGATATAGCCGTCCTAGCATTGTTACtagatgaagaagaaaaaataaataatagtacaaaacaaaaaagactTTGGGTTCACGCcgtatggaaaaaaataaaaacagaaggAGAATTTGCCACTTTATATAAAGAATTAGTTGATCATGAAAcgaaattttttgaatattttcgaaTGCCACAATACGGTTTCAACGTATTGTTGCATAAAATTGAAcatgatattaaaaaacaagACACTTTTTGGAGAGAGGCCATAACACCAAGAGAAAGACTGGCAGTTTGTTTAAG ATTTTTGGCTACAGGAGATTCCTTCACGACAATTTCATTTAGTTATCGTCTAGGTCATACAACTGTTTATAGAATTGTAATTGAAACTTGTAAAAGTATAGTAACAAATTTAATGTCAGAAGTAATGCCACAACCCACAGAAGAAAGATGGAAACAAATTGCAAATGATTTTTGGACCAATTGGAATTTTCCGAATTGTATAGGTGCGTTGGACGAAAACAC TGATGGCGGAATATTAGCACACTCTAACTTGGGAAAATCGTTAGAAAATGGTTCGTTAAATATTCCAAAAGATGAATTTTTACCTGGAACCACCATTTCTGCTCCATACGTTATATTAGGAGACGAAGCGTTTCCTCTGAAAACGTACTTGATGCGACCATATCCAGGGAAGCAACTAGATGATTCCTTAAAACGAATTTACAATTATCGTCTTTGTAGAACTCGTAGA GAATCATCTAGTTGCTTCCCTGGATATGGTCGCATCAAGTACGTTTTCAGAGGAAACGCTTCGTCTCCTAATATAACGTATGGAGCAGAAATGGTGGTTCCAGGTAAAAATTCATCTTTTGGAATATTTAACGAACCATTTTCTAACGATTTTCCCAAGTTAGAGTGTGCTAATATTCCGCCATCACTGTTTTTTCCATAA
- the LOC132944337 gene encoding 52 kDa repressor of the inhibitor of the protein kinase-like has translation MPDKNYVFPTSTTSKKNLKFQFHWFERFPWLVYSTIDNGGALCKYCVIFGQEFGGKGNNQKLSSLVFKIFNNWKHAIEVFSEHSKKDFHKTNVLRGDNFIAIYLKNQQNIAQKLDSARAAQISLNRKRLLPIIETIILCGRQEIAFRGTNDSGPLSSKDVEPEQNDGHFRALLRMREQIVEKINKSKCFSVLVDETTDISCFEQLSLCVWYLEQSIDAKNDITYVLKEDFLQFIPVYSTTGQNLATVILENLKRLGVNSRYMLGQGYDGAASMSGNFKGVQSVIREKHPAALYVHCSAHSLNLALAHSSNINYIRNCIGTIKSVGNFIKVSARRTELLKNKIKEFIPEKKWTKLTSMCETRWVENHDGMIRFLDIYKPIVDTLDELQLFHDIETSSKALNLYRSITTSEFVISLVTANTLFSLTLPLCKSLQSVTCDLSEAVTFVETVLNEVEDMRININQTFKEIFEKATNMLKLIDGEDQIKMPRLIGRQKNRNNVNVNSAIPFYDDFIQQLKDRFSKHKTVLSSLYLLIPKMCYKAAISASDFNLYSDYIDMDLLQTEIKLWNRKWISHSQDDRPSTAVEALNNCNSDLFPCIYFLLKVLAALPVSTATPERTFSTLKRTKTFLRNAIGQNRLNGLALLSVHRNIKVDPEDVLNKFALQKDRAILLI, from the exons ATGCcagataaaaattatgtatttccaACATCCacaacttcaaaaaaaaatctaaaatttcaatttcactGGTTTGAACGTTTTCCGTGGCTTGTTTACTCTACAATTGATAATGGTGGTGCCCTATGTAAATACTGTGTAATATTTGGTCAAGAATTCGGAGGCAAAGGCAATAATCAAAAACTTTCCTCtttagtattcaaaatttttaataattggaaaCATGCAATTGAGGTATTTAGTGAACATTCTAAAAAAGATTTTCATAAAACCAATGTTTTACGAGGTGATAATTTTATAgctatctatttaaaaaatcagcAAAATATTGCGCAAAAATTAGATTCAGCGCGTGCTGCACAAATAAGTTTAAATCGAAAAAGATTATTACCGATAAttgaaactataattttatgtgGCCGGCAAGAAATAGCTTTTCGTGGTACTAATGATTCCGGACCACTTTCATCAAAAGATGTCGAACCCGAACAAAATGATGGACATTTTCGTGCTTTATTGCGAATGCGT GAACaaatagtagaaaaaataaacaaatcaaagtGTTTTTCTGTATTGGTTGATGAGACAACTGATATATCTTGCTTTGAACAGTTATCATTATGTGTGTGGTATTTGGAGCAAAGTATAGATGCTAAAAATGATATTACATATGTACTAAAAGaagattttttacaatttataccaGTATATTCTACAACAGGACAAAATTTAGCAACagtaattttagaaaatttaaaaaggcTCGGTGTTAATAGTCGGTACATGTTAGGACAAGGGTATGACGGCGCAGCATCTATGAGTGGAAATTTCAAAGGCGTACAATCTGTGATACGTGAAAAACACCCTGCCGCCCTGTACGTTCATTGTAGCGCACATTCTTTAAATTTAGCACTAGCACATTCTtcgaatattaattacattcGTAATTGTATCGGAACTATTAAATCAGTAGGTAATTTCATTAAGGTTTCTGCTAGACGAACTgagttgttaaaaaataaaattaaagaatttattCCCGAAAAAAAATGGACTAAATTAACATCTATGTGTGAAACTCGATGGGTCGAAAACCACGATGGAATGATTCGAtttttagatatatataaaCCTATTGTCGACACTTTAGATGAACTCCAATTATTTCATGATATTGAAACATCATCAAAAGCACTAAATCTATATCGTAGCATAACAACTAGTGAATTTGTTATTAGTTTAGTGACAGCTAACACACTATTTTCATTAACATTACCTTTATGTAAATCATTACAATCAGTAACATGTGATTTAAGTGAAGCAGTGACATTTGTCGAAACTGTTTTGAATGAAGTTGAAGACATGCGAATCAATATAAACCaaacatttaaagaaatatttgaaaaggcAACAAATATGTTAAAGTTGATAGACGGAGAGGATCAGATAAAAATGCCAAGACTAATTGGACgtcaaaaaaatagaaataacgTTAATGTTAACTCTGCTATTCCTTTTTATGACGATTTTATTCAACAACTAAAAGATAGATTTTCAAAACACAAAACAGTTTTGtcttctttatatttattaataccaaAAATGTGTTATAAAGCTGCAATATCAGCctcagattttaatttatattctgaCTATATAGATATGGATTTATTACAAACAGAAATTAAACTATGGAATAGGAAATGGATCTCACATTCTCAGGACGATCGTCCTAGTACAGCCGTTGAAGCATTAAACAATTGTAATTCTGATTTGTTTCCgtgtatatactttttactaAAAGTTTTAGCTGCATTACCAGTTTCAACTGCAACACCCGAGAGAACGTTCTCAACACTGAAACGGACGAAAACATTTTTGCGAAACGCTATTGGACAAAACCGTTTAAATGGCCTAGCATTATTAAGTgttcatagaaatattaaagTGGATCCCGAAGACGTCCTGAATAAATTTGCACTTCAAAAAGATAGagctattttactaatataa